TCAAATCTTTCTTTCTAGCACTAATCAAGCACCTATGCAGCAACTGCAACAGACGTGAGTGACCTTCTTCCATCTCTGCTTCAAATGGCCTAAGAATGCCAGCTTCCCAGGACTTCTGATTCTGTCCATACACTTCCTCATGTAGGAACTTAAGCATTGGCTGAAGATGTGACAACTGACTATTGGGCGTATTAGGTGTTGGTGTTCCAGTTAGCAACCAGCGATTTGTAGCCATTAATGAAATAGCCATTTGCAATTTGTTTGTCAAGTTAAGACTAGAACCAAGAGTGTGACCCTCATCTAGCATGACTCTAAGCCAATGGACTTGCATAAGAGGACTTCTTTTACTGGAACCCCACTCTGCACTTAAACGATTAAAGGTAGTTATAACAACATCATAGTCCCATGCCAGACCATGTGCAGAAGGCTTTTTATGATCAGTCCAGATGCAAACCCTCAACTGACCAGGTTTGACATGCTTTTGGATTTGAGTTTTCCAATGATCAACAAGGTTTGCTGGAACAACAATCAAAGTTGCTCTTGACAAATATAACCTAATGGAATTCAAGGGGTTGCAAAGAGCAATTTTCAGAGCATCCACATCAAATACCAAGTTTTCAAGAGTCTGTGGATAATACCACCTACTAACCTTTTCTACTCTTTTTATAAGACCAAAtgattgaaatattttatgatatgcATGAATGTCACTACCAGATAAAGAACAATTATCTAAGATGGGACATAGCAAACCAATTGTTTCCATTTGAGAAAGTCTTTCTGAAGGAAGTTTTGCCAGCCAAGCCAAGGCTTTCTTTGTTTTAGAATTTGTCACTGACCAATGCTCCTTAAGCACACTGATGAAAAATGACACATTTTGCTCATTTGCTCCAGATGTTCCCTTGGGATGAAATCCTGGAAGATATGTTATAGATTCACAACCATCCCAAGCTTCTTCTGGATCTTTGCAACTCCGATGAGCAGGATCATTGTTCATACTACAGAACCATGCCTCACTAGCATTAGGTACAGCATCTGTAAGCTTCCTCCATTTTCGACAGGCATCACACTGAACCCAAGTTTCATTATAAACTAAGCAATCTGCACTAGCCTCTCCACATGACATGTCCAGATGCTGATCCCAAGAAGTGTTCATTGGGACACTAAAATCACATTTCCTCCTGGTTGCGTTTCCTACAATGTTCCTTTTGCTTCCAAAGTCAGATTCTTCTTTATATGTGAGGAAGAGATTTCTCTTGACACGACTCAAGCTCCTTGTGCATCGAAATACCTGTGCAGCTGGCTTCGAGCATGAAGCTGATAGTGATTTCATTCCTTTACCTGAACAGGACTCATCAACCTGTACAGCTTGCTTACTTAAATCCATTGACTTTGTTCTTTTAGGTGTAGAATAGCTGAGGTTATCCAAAGAAAATAGAGTCCTATGAGGGCTCAGGGACATAGCTCTTTTCCCCAAAATTTTACTATCACGTGTGAAGTTGTCACCATTAAGCTCATAATATCCACATCTCTGATCACCATTATGTGAACACCAGGTTACTTGTACTCCATCTGGTGGGTCAGCAATTGTTCCTTGTGTCTTCAGTATAAGGGAAAGGGCAGTTATTGTCTTTCCTAAGCCAGGTTCATCACAGAACATTCCCCCACGAAAATCTGTAAATGTAGGTGCTATTTCAGTAACCAATTCACCAGATACAATATTTACATAGAATGTGAACCCATCTTCAGTTGAAAAATTCATGTATAGAGGATGCGGGGAAACTTGAGCATTCCGCTCACGCTGCAACATCCACTCAACTGCTGCCTCCTGGTGAGGAAATAGTTTAAGTTTCATGCATGGCATTATTGATAAAGCCAAAGATCTCAAATGGTGACAGGTTGCAGAAACCCTGACAAGGTCCATAGGGCCAAGGACAGTTAGAATACTAGTCAAAATATCGTCAGTTAGATCCCAAATACCAGACCCAAAAGAGCCATCTGCTGGTTTCACTCTTGAAGAATAAaacttttccttgtttcccacACTAGGCAAGCCCTTAAAAATTTCATGAAGTTCAAAGCGCCTTCTCTTTGAAGAATCAGGGACATTACAATGCAACTGACATCCAAGAACATGACAATCAGAGAGATTCCAGACACTTGTTCCATTCACATTTTCAAAAAACCCACCTTCATCAGCAAGCATTGAGCTTCTCTTCCCCCAATCACAACTGCAGAGTTGAACTGTGTTAGCAAGTTAGATAGACAAATTAAATGCAGAAGTTCTAAGCCacataaatttataagttataGTCTGGAACCGAAGAGGTAGCTTATCCAATTCCAAAACACAATTTAGTTGAGAACCCAACTAATAACTAACAAATGTCTCATATGCATAACGAATATCTAcactcatatttttttattaccagAAACAAAGATGATGCGAAACAGAGTGTAAGCTGAGCTGAAGTGAAGCTGAAGCTTTAAGTTAATTAGTTAGTGAATTACAGATTTGCTCTGGAAGATTGTATACGTGTACTCAGTAAGCTAGCTAGCTAAGCATTCCCGCCTTGTATATAAAACATGATTGATCAATGAAGCTCAAACTTTCTGTTCCAGTTctcatttttgtaattttttatgcaCAGCTAGTCTAAAATCCAAATGGTTCTGGTTAATTCTCTGAGAACCAAATTTAAAACTTGAGGAACTAAGAtctcaaaataataaatttaaaacaaaaaagaagaaataaatCAAATTGAGCTAAACAGAAACCTCAAGTGCCTGAAAAGAGCTCCAGCAATTGACCCAGATTTCGGGAACTGCCAACCAGTCCACAACTCAACTGGCAAATACACATCCACAAGCACCACAGCCTTCGCCTCATGTTCCCCACTCTCGCAAACTTGAACCTTCAAAATACGCGCAACAACCTTGATACACTTACTTGACACCAAGGCTTGAATCTGGTGCACCACGCTCAAGCTTCCATTAACCATTCCAATTCCTCTCTTGTACCTTCTCTTCCTCGAACTCGAACTGCTCGAGGAAACGTCGCTGTTTCTCTGCAAGGGCGAAGGACAATCTATCTTGCTGGAGGTAACTGGGAAGAGAAAAACGCCGTTTTGGGCCTTGAACCCAATTTCGGAACCATCAGCGAACACATGGCAAGGAGAGAGGAAGGATAGGGAAGGATCGAGTGAGGGAAGAGCAAGAACTGTGGAAAGGAAACCACAGAGCTTGTGGCTTGGATAGGGATCTTCCATTGTCGTCGCTGGTTATTTTTATTTGGGATTTAACTCAGCGCATAACGGTTTCGCCGGAGTCGGTGAGAAAGATGATAATAAGGAAACGGAATATCGGATTTCCGAATTCCGACAGAGAGCGGAGACGATTGTTTTTCGGGTCTGCCTCTGGAATCATATAGGCCCTAACGACCACAGGTTTTTTATTTGGGTTGTTTTGTATTATTATAAGCCCAATTTCCATCTTTCGCTTTAATATTATTTGAGGACTTCAGCACAAAAAACAGAACATTTTTTTtaaggttttatttattttaacccGCTTTAGAAGTATCATTAATAATTGTTGTAATTTCGAAAATAAACGTAATTTAATGCTTTATTTGAGCTCTTACTACTTATATTATTGTTAAGACATTGCCtgctatataaattttatacagATGATTTTGTTTTCGTTAGGTACATCACCTGCTTTAATATTAATTCGGTCTTAATTTTGATTCTTTTTCTGAATTCATCTTGATTTATTCTAATCTGACAACTGAACttttttggtttaatttttcttttagaaatttttttttttaaaaagtagacTGATTCAGCCTAGAATTGGAGCGTGGCCAGGCCAACACTAAAAATATTGGAAATGGGAGAGTGTGGGTCAGCTGGCTTGATTGCACCATTCAAAACCTTGGATTGCACAAACATAATAAAGAACAATAGAAAGAGAAACAAAATTCCAGAGAGAAGAATCGCACTTCATTTCAACCCAACATATCTCATCGAATATAAGAGAGTATTTAACAGCCAAAATATACAGTGACCA
This sequence is a window from Manihot esculenta cultivar AM560-2 chromosome 4, M.esculenta_v8, whole genome shotgun sequence. Protein-coding genes within it:
- the LOC110613434 gene encoding F-box protein At3g54460, whose translation is MEDPYPSHKLCGFLSTVLALPSLDPSLSFLSPCHVFADGSEIGFKAQNGVFLFPVTSSKIDCPSPLQRNSDVSSSSSSSRKRRYKRGIGMVNGSLSVVHQIQALVSSKCIKVVARILKVQVCESGEHEAKAVVLVDVYLPVELWTGWQFPKSGSIAGALFRHLSCDWGKRSSMLADEGGFFENVNGTSVWNLSDCHVLGCQLHCNVPDSSKRRRFELHEIFKGLPSVGNKEKFYSSRVKPADGSFGSGIWDLTDDILTSILTVLGPMDLVRVSATCHHLRSLALSIMPCMKLKLFPHQEAAVEWMLQRERNAQVSPHPLYMNFSTEDGFTFYVNIVSGELVTEIAPTFTDFRGGMFCDEPGLGKTITALSLILKTQGTIADPPDGVQVTWCSHNGDQRCGYYELNGDNFTRDSKILGKRAMSLSPHRTLFSLDNLSYSTPKRTKSMDLSKQAVQVDESCSGKGMKSLSASCSKPAAQVFRCTRSLSRVKRNLFLTYKEESDFGSKRNIVGNATRRKCDFSVPMNTSWDQHLDMSCGEASADCLVYNETWVQCDACRKWRKLTDAVPNASEAWFCSMNNDPAHRSCKDPEEAWDGCESITYLPGFHPKGTSGANEQNVSFFISVLKEHWSVTNSKTKKALAWLAKLPSERLSQMETIGLLCPILDNCSLSGSDIHAYHKIFQSFGLIKRVEKVSRWYYPQTLENLVFDVDALKIALCNPLNSIRLYLSRATLIVVPANLVDHWKTQIQKHVKPGQLRVCIWTDHKKPSAHGLAWDYDVVITTFNRLSAEWGSSKRSPLMQVHWLRVMLDEGHTLGSSLNLTNKLQMAISLMATNRWLLTGTPTPNTPNSQLSHLQPMLKFLHEEVYGQNQKSWEAGILRPFEAEMEEGHSRLLQLLHRCLISARKKDLKTIPPCIKKVTFLNFTDEHARSYNELVVTVRRNILMADWNDPSHVESLLNQKQWKFRSATIRNVRLSCCVAGHIKVTDAGEDIQETMDILVEKGLESKSEEYALIKYYLQYGGNCLRCKEWCRLPVVTPCRHLLCLDCVGLDSERCTFPGCGNLYEMQTPENLARPENPNPKWPVPKDLIELQPSYKQDDWDPDWQSTSSSKVSYLVQRLKSLQEANIESGHFVDKERDTRDIEQPCPSLMCDSSALLLDCSRQSSESSKAATEKVLIFSQFLEHIHVIEQQLTFAGIKFAGHYSPMHSSNKMKSLTTFQHDATCMALLMDGSAALGLDLSFVTHVFLMEPIWDRSMEEQVISRAHRMGATRPIHVETLAMRGTIEEQMLEFLKDTDECRKLLKEEFGKSNHQGARPHRSLHDFAERNYLAQLSFVYTSPRT